In Drosophila miranda strain MSH22 chromosome XR, D.miranda_PacBio2.1, whole genome shotgun sequence, the genomic window AAGTCCAATTCACAATTCATGAGGAATACGAGGACCCAGTGGAAGGAGGATATGACATGGAATCCAACCTAACACTAAAAAGTAAGGTCAAAAGAGCATTGGCAAAATAAGCCACCCCAAACACGGATAACGTGCAGCTTCCACGCTTCAGCATCCAAAAGTTTGATGGGGATCTATTAAAATGGACCCAGTTCTTCGATCTGTTCTCATGCATGGTTCATGAAACCCACATGCCTACGGTGAAAAAGATGTGGTATCTTAAAACCACCGTTACCGGCGAGGCAGAAAGATTGATTCGACATATCGATCTAAAGGAAGATAATTATGAAGCCGCTTGGGAAATACTGGTTGACGCATACAACAATCCCAGAGATGTTTGGAATACAGTACTGAACCTCTTCCTCAATCATCAAACAATTAATGACGATCCCAAGTCATTAAAAGGGTTGTACATAACAACCATAGAATCCCTTGCATCACTAAAGGGATCGGGCATCAATATATCTACATGGGATCCAATATTGATTGCCATTATCAGAAACAAACTGGATGTTACAAATAAGGCCTTGTATGAGCAATCGCTGGATACGACGCTTCAGTTCTTGGAGCAAAGAATTCGAGTTCTAGGAACTAGTAAGAAGCCACCAGCATCAAGGAGAGAGCCAAAAGGCACGACATGTGCATCAGCAAACAAAGGGAGAGCGCGAGCACCCTTATGCACATTCTGCAAGAAAGCAAGCCATTGGCTCTACGGATGCGAAGAATTTCGATGCAAATCTCCATCAGAACGACTAAATTgggtacaaaaacaaaaaatgtgcgTTAATTGCTTTAGAACAAATCACAAAACAAACGCATGCCCAGGTCGAAACTGCTTCAATTGTGACAAGAAGCACAACACGATGCTacatttggaaacagcatcGGGCGCAGCTACAGAATCAAGAGGCCCGACGGTTGGTGCAGCAAGTAACAATAGTTACAATCTActggccacagcaaaggtggTAGTGGAAGCCAAAAACGGGCAGTTTGCTAACTTCAGAGCACTGCTAGATTCAGGATCACAGATAAGCTTGATCTCTGAACGAATGACATTAATGTTGTCACTCAAACTAAAAGACACAACATTACGGATCGAAGGAATTGGAGGTCAATCAAAGACCAGCAGAGCACGAGTAAATGTGCTCATGAAATCCCTTCACAATGGTTTTACGCAAAGAATTGAAGCTTTCGTATTACCACAGATAATAGCTGATCAACCAGCTCAGGCACTCGATACAGAGAGCTTAAACGTACCAAGCAAGATCTCACTGGCAGATCCAAACTTCCATAAGCCAGGCAAAATCGACATGCTAATCGGAGCCGAGCATTACTACTCGTTGCTGCTACCAGATCAACAGCAGCTAAGGACAGGAGGCCCGTTGCTACAAAACACGAAACTGGGATGGATTGTGGCAGGAAAAGTCAAATCTGCCCACAGTTCCTCACCCATTTGTGCAACGCTAGTAAACGAGCTCATGGAAAGATTCTGGACTCTGGACAATCTAGAGACGGAAGACAAACCACGCACTCCAGTGGAAGCACGGTGCGAAGCTCATTTTATAGAAAATCCTCAGACAGCTTCAGACGGCCGGTTTATTGTAAAGCTCCCATTTTTCGAACACCCTTCAGCCCTGGGGGAGTCGTTGGAAACCGCAACAAAAAGATTCCTAGCGTTGGAGCGGCGAAGCTCAACAGAAACTTGGAAGAGTTATGTGgacttcatggaagagtatgaAGACTGTGCCAGCATCAAAGGTTCCCAAAAAGCACtacttcattccacatcattCAAAAACCTttcgtatctttcgtagtgatcagacgtgtttttgttttgcgctccgcattttttccttttgttttgaataaacagccggtgttttcctaactaaattctaaatttacttcctaaccagacaacaatctggaaacctattctattacgcgagtgcatgccttttgatttgtgttaaacattatttaactttttatttttcggcgtcggcttgtgcttgtgctgtgtttgtgttgttgcagtgagtgagtacgcattacattgcattgcagtccgctctcgtctggtagcttttgttgttttatcactctctcgctatcacctcaacttcaataactgttctttctctctcgctctttaaactttctgagcaatagcgctctctgcttagtagctctcgctataaccgctctccactctgctctcttttttttaccaattccgctttgagcgttgtctggcacattggtctgataccaatttgttttgcaaacaatagtatatatataaataaataataaaataaaatggaatacgctgtggtctgtgccaaaaaaagctgtaagaagcagatcacccacgatcagccgaatgtcccctgctggctctgcgacagcgtagtgcacgcaaaatgcgctggattttctggcctcgtgagtgatgctatagccaaacgtaatggcttgcattacagttgcgaggcatgccgtgcggtggagaaagacatggtggctttcatgaggcagacgcggagtggctttaaggagctgaccgttggttttaaaaaccaatacgatcggctcctagccatggaggctcagtttagcggtttaaaactgctgaatgagtctccgaggcgcaaaaaggtcactcagccgtgcgccgccgaaaaactgactccgaccactccaagtgtgcagcagttgatctcgtttgccactccaagggcaacgacagctgctggcgacgcagattcggtagccgaattcatcgcctcggagaatgtgcagccaagtacgtctgcagcgtccgtgtccgtggtgtccgcaagttcgctagttgtcccgtctataccgatcccaccagtaaatagacgttccggacctccggatattgccaccacaggtactaggcctgtggtgactaaacaactggtgggagtcccaccaaaacgacaagtttttgtttcacggctggcccctgacctcacatctaatgatgtaattgcttttattcaaagcaaaataaaagccgtgggtttaaaggtggagaaatttaacttctcttatgccagggagatagcctcgtttaagataagcatctccccaactcaatttgacaccatttgcgccgccaaattttggccggagcatttggtggtgaaggagtttaaggctaagaagaagaataggccccccatatcccttccaaacctttccagtgtgccaccctcaacctcaacctcaacttcctcttcctcaacttcccgtcttgcttccacttttccaaaaaactaacttctcttttagtaacctatcagaatgtaagaggcttgcgtagtaagctcagcattcttttccgggatagtgttgcatttgctttccacgttattgtgtttactgaaacctggttaaagccggacattcttagttccgaggttttggcaggtcggtacacaacttttagaaaggaccgttcgtctcgacggggagggggggttctaattgcagtggactcttacttcacgtcggaacacttcacagtccaagttcaacaggaactggaattcctgtgtgtaaaactgattcttcccgctttcgctatattcattacttgctcgtatatcccaccttcttcggatatttcaatttatgagcagcacttgtccgctttaaccgctgtttcttcctcgctatctgataaagatcgtatgatagttcttggtgacttcaacttgccaggaactgtttggtcttcggtaagcgagtctagtatcctagtgcccatgtcacgacatgactttgttgacggcttgcttgacctatccctgtctcaagtcaaccatgtgaataattccttgggtcgattgcttgatctgtgctttgtatcggatccgaccatagtgttgttaacccgagcccttccgctcactatacctgaagacgcctaccaccctactttcgaggtgtcgctagatataggaccaactgtattggatcggtcgagtaggctgcccgaacgtgtccgctgctttcgtaaagccgagtttgcgaagcttaataacctcattagggattttgattggtccgctttgtacttgtgcactgatatcataaaaggcacaaacattttttacaatgctcttggcacatttttcgattcttgtgtcccgctttcttgtccgactagatctggaaaacccccttggtttaccaaagagttatccagtctaaaaaacttaaaatcaagactttataaaaaatttcaagaagtgggttctcctacttctcactctcgctatgtattagctcggtcaaacttttcagttcttaatgctcaatgctataagaactacctatctcgatgcaggatacgtttttctcaggaccctaaacagttttacagcttcgtaaacagtaagcgtagaacgtccgcacacccatcctcgctatcattttgtaatacgtcggcaaataatgatcaggcaattgccgatctttttgcccaattcttccaaaccacctattctgaggaaagctactctggtcattcgtacccatacggtttaccgaggtcgaacgccattttcagtcccttgttaaatgaatgttccctacttcatgatcttcgactagttaagccggtgttttcaccgggtccagacggggttccaggttgtgtactcaggtactgcgccgaggctctgtgtggacctttgcttaaactattcaccctatccattgattcttcttgcttcccccgatctggaaggaatcgtttataattcctctccataaaaaaggtagcaagtctgatgcaaaaaattatagaggtatagcaaagttatccgctattcctaaaatgtttgagagggttttaactccgcacttgcaacatctctgcaagtcacttatatctccaactcagcatggatttataaggcggcgatcaaccaccacgaacttgttagagtttacctctttcattattaaaggctttcaaggtaacttacagacggatgttatttacaccgactttagtaaagcattcgactctgtaaaccattcccttttagcgcataaacttgaccttttagggtttccgcccaacctcctgagatggatttctagctatctttgttctaggtctcaaagagtcctcttcaaaaactccctctctttcccagtaaaggtttcttcgggagtaccacaaggcagccatctaggccccttactcttcacactctttattaatgacttaccttcagtattaacatactctcgagtacttatgtatgcggatgatgttaaactctgtgtccagtacaaggacatttcatttcattctcgcttgcaatccgatctcaataactttcagtcatggtgttgtgcaaacttgttacaccttaatgcctcgaaatgcaaagtaatgacatttcatcgttctagccctttgttggctccttacaccctatttggtggttctcttgagagaattaccctggtggatgatctgggtgttatgttagaccccaagttaaagttttccgaacacatttctaccatggtaaataaggccatgagcgtgcttgggtttataaagaggtggtcaaagaaatttgacgacccctatataacaaagactctctatacctcgcttgttcgtccgatcttagaatacggctcctgtgtatggtgccctcagtacaaagtacaccaggaccgtatagaatcagtacagaaaaactttttactgtttgctctgcggggccttaactgggatgcgggtgtaagactcccatcttactctagtagactactattagtaaacctcccatccttagttaaccgtagaaaaatgcttggtgtgatatttatgcacaacttgatcaggggtgacatagacagccctgatctgttgagccgcataaacttcacgattcctattagactgactagaaattttataccgttgttccttccactttgtagatcgaattattccttgcatgaaccgtttagggtcttatgctcggattataattccctctaccatattatatccaccactaattctcttcctcttattaaattattaatccttacacacctttctattaattagtaactgtagtggtatttgtactttgattgcatgcttagtttcttagtaagtttagtactaattttcctcgaatgttagtctaatagctatctttcttgcatgttcgcgtttggttcggctacgcaccgcgcgtcatgcggcagcgcccctcggtcggttgggcgggaggagggctgcgttttgcctgggatccgcgcgtaacagccttctgctggtgtcacacgggccacttgacggtgctgtaactgcatcgcctcttgaaagatgcagtcattgcatgtcaacgtccacaaaaGCATTGTGTACTCAAACCTGAGAGCACCACCAAAAAGCTTCGGGTAGTATTCGATGCCTCATGCAAATCAAAAAGCGGGAAATCTTTGAACGACATTCAGAGAAAACTTATGTCAATTCTGCTCCGATTTCGAATTCATAAGTACGCATTCACAGCGGACATAGAAAATGTGTACCAGCAAGTGTGGATGAATCCTAATGGATCAATTCCATCAGGTGATAGTCTGGAGAAACAATCCGTCCGAAGAGATCAGGTACTATCGCCTGAAAACAGTCACATATGGGACAACAGCTGCTCTGTTCCTAGCAACGAAATGTCTGGATCATTTGGCAACACAATACAAAGACAGACTACCAGTAGGATCATCAACATTAAAAACCAATTTCTACGTTGACGACTGTCTAACTGGACCAAACACTATTACAGAGGCAATTCATGTTCGACAAGAACTAAATAAGATATTGCTGCAGTCCTGATTCAAATTGCGCAAGTGGTGCTCTAACAATGAGAAACTTCTCCAAGGAATCCCCAAAGAGGATATTGTAAGCGATGTCAAACTaggagagacactagagcactACAGCGTGAAAGCTCTGGGTCTCATCTGGATGCCAAAGAAGGATAAATTGTGTGGACGAACACAAAAAAGCCAGGCTACACGCATCACCAAACGGGTGGTGTGTTCCGAACTGGCCCAAATCTTTGACCCACTAAGACTCTTTGCACCGGTGGTAGCAAAGGCAAAAATCTTCGTGCAACAACTTTGGGAGCTCAAACTGGATTGGGATGACGAATTACCATTACAACACCAAATCGAATGGAAAAAATACCGGGAAGACTTACAGACATTGAACAAAATGTAAATTCCCCGGCATATCTACGATGGTAAAATTCGAGTTACCCAAGAACTCCATACTTTGGTAGATGCATCAGAACGAGCATATGGCGCAGCAGTATATGTACGCGCTacatacaaaaacaaccaagtATCAGTAAGACTGCTCTGTTCCAAATCACGTGTGGCGCCGACAGCTAAACAATCACTACCACGGTTAGAACTGTGTGCTGCAATCCTCGGTTCCGAACTCACAAACCGAGTCCGACAGAATCTGCACATGGACATTAACACGGTTCCAGAATACTTTTGGAGTGATTTCACCGTTATGCTATCCTGGATAAACGCATCATCATCAACATAATATACCTTTGTGGCAAATCGAATAGCCAAAATCCAGGCATTAACAACGCAGCCGATGTCTTGTCGAGAGGGATCGCAGCAAGCAGACTGGCAAATCACAATCTGTGGCTATATGGACCATTATTCCTGCACGGATCTCGGACAAATGGTCGAAGGCACCCACCATAGAACCCAGCAATCTTGAGAGAAAGGCTAAGCATGTAAGCATGCCAATCACACCTAGCGCACTTGGGGACGAATCATATACATGCAGACATAGCAACTCGTTTCACAAAATGCAACGCATTGTGGCATATATGTTATGCTTCTGCTACAAAACCAACAGAGCGCACACCACGACGCTCTGCGCAGAAGAACTGTTTCATGCCCGCGCTATAATCCTGCGAACCATACAACAAGTCGAGTTTACAGCAGAGTTAAAACAGTTTCAACGCTATAAGACTTTGGATAGAAAGAGCTCGATCATATCGTTATCTCCCTTCCTAGGAGACGATAAGCTCATCCGAGTTGGTGGTAGACTTGAAGAAGCTCTACTGCCATACAACGCAAAACACACAGTTTTGCTGCCATACAATGACCCAATCGTCACAATGATCTTACGGGAACTACATGAGGAGAACAAGCATTGTGGTGCTCAAGCATTAAGGGCAATTGCAAGACAACAATATTGGATCATCAATGACAAGACAATGGCTAGAAGCATCATTCACAGCTGTGTTAGATGCACCAAGGCTAGACCAAAGCTAATGCACCAAATCATGGGCAATCTCCCAGCACAACGAGTCACACAAGCACGCCCGTTTCTTAATGCAGGCGTTGACTACTGTGGACCAATCTCGATCCACCAGAAGATCCGAGACAAAAGACCAGATAAGGCCTACATCGCCGTGTTCTGCTGCTTTTCCACAAAGGCAGTGCACCTCGAGCTGGTAAGCGACCTGACCACAGATGCATTCTTGGCCGCCCTGCGTCGATTCTTAAGTAGACGTGGGAAGTGCCAAACTATTCATTGCAACAATGCAACAAACTTTGTGGGTGCAAACAACCAGCTTAAAAAACTAGAAGAATATATATTCAGTTCAAATGCAAGTGCTCTGATCACGAATcactgcaacaaaaaacaagttgATTTTAAATTCATTCCTCCCAGGGCTCCATCGTTTGGCGGCCTCTGGGAAGCGGCGGTAAAATCAGCAAAAAAGCTGTTGATAACAACCACCAACATAGCCTCATTGACATTTGAAGAACTAAACACAGTGATAATCAGATTGAAGCGATTCTCATTTCTCGACCCATTACTCCAATGTCAAATGACCCCACTGATAAAACAGCACTCACCCCAGGACACTTGGTGAACCATTGACAAAACCACCTGACGTCAATGTTGATCATCAAGGAAAAACATTGGTAAAGCGCTGGGAATTGGTATCGCGCCTAAAGCAGTCATTCTGAAAACAATGGTCTACGGAATACCTCCAAGAATTGCAAGCAATTGCATTGCAAACGTACCTTAAGGATTATTAGTTTTGGTTAAGGAAGATAATGGAGGGAATGTTGTTTATTCAGTTGGTATagatattatatatgtatataatacaTAAATTCATAGTTGGTTTCGTTCCTGGGGAACGAACTCCTAAAAAGTGGGCTGAAATTGGAAGTCCGGATTCAAAAACTTGAATTTGGCGGCATCCAGGAGTAAACGGTTGTGCTCAATTTGGTTGCGGGAGCGCAGCTCCTGGCTTATATCGGTCATTGTGCGTTCAAGTCGCTGCAGAATATCTCTAGGTGGTCCATCCATGTAATGTGCCACTGAGGGAGCCATTTGAACATCTTCCAGGGAATACGATTTGCTGGATAAGCTGGATATGCCGTCGCTTTGCGAGGATGCCATAGAAGCTGTGGTCAGATCAATGGCTACCGGCTGTTCCGTACGGATGGGCGATGGTGAATTGCTTGGTTGCTCCTCCTTAACGTCGTGGCGCAAGGGCAAGACCTGCGGCACAGCAGCCACGGGAGTAAGTTGGCTTTAGTTGGCCATCAGGGTCTCCACCGTGCTGGGGTGGAGATTTGGAAGGGTGCGAACATGTTGGATTATTAACCCAATGTTTTTCGAATTATCTGTACAGTTGGGCATCTTCGACGCGTCCAGGTTCACGTGATTTTGGTTGTGATCTAAGGGCGAATAGCCGCTCACGGAAGGAGAGGGTGTTTTTGTGCTCGTCTCCTCCTTCTGTTCGCTATGCTCTTGCTGGTGGCGCTGGAACACCGTTTTAATTTTCAGCTCGTGTGTTTTGTTTGCCGTCGGCGCAGAAGACGCTATAGCAGGTGCAGCCGGCGCAGACGCCGCCGCAGCAGGTCCTCTTGTTATAGGCTTGCACGACGATGTTGAAGCTCTCTTTCTACGGGGTTTCTCATTTCCCCGATACTTCATAATG contains:
- the LOC117186627 gene encoding protein stand still-like codes for the protein MASSQSDGISSLSSKSYSLEDVQMAPSVAHYMDGPPRDILQRLERTMTDISQELRSRNQIEHNRLLLDAAKFKFLNPDFQFQPTF
- the LOC117186626 gene encoding protein stand still-like; protein product: MSSDSTNSEVGSEVDLEQHQHVPYILNGELYSIESQIGDNVVVKCCNCPPGRVYRGSVRSTGNFHMHIKRRHASLLGKLHEMKVAALEERRDRIMKYRGNEKPRRKRASTSSCKPITRGPAAAASAPAAPAIASSAPTANKTHELKIKTVFQRHQQEHSEQKEETSTKTPSPSVSGYSPLDHNQNHVNLDASKMPNCTDNSKNIGLIIQHVRTLPNLHPSTVETLMAN